GCTACTTACGAAGAAATTTGCGCAGCTATGAAAGAAGCTTCTGAAACATACTTGAAAGGCATCCTTGGATACACTGAAGACGAAGTGGTTTCTTCTGACTTTATCGGCGACGCTCGTACTTCTATTTTCGATGCAAAAGCAGGTATTGCATTGACAGACAAATTCGTAAAAGTTGTTAGCTGGTACGATAACGAATGGGGTTATTCAAACAAAGTGCTTGACCTTGTTGCAGTAATGGACAAAGTAAAATAATTGAACTTTTTCAAATAAATGAAAATCCGGAGAATGAAAATGATCTGCCCCCAAAAAGTTGGACGGATTAATAATTAAGATTGAAAGGACTTGGTTCGGAACTTAACCGGACTTAGTCCTTTTAGTTTTGCTTTAATTCTGTCGTTATTGTAATAGTAAATATATTTCTTTAGTTCAGACTCAAACTGTTCAATACTTGAAAATTTCTGTAAATATAATAACTCAGATTTAAGAATCCCAAAAAAGTTTTCCATTACTGCATTATCCAGACAATTACCTTTTCTGGACATACTTTGTGTAATTCCTGTTTTTCTTAGCATATCTTGATAATATCTGTTTTGATAATGCCAGCCCTGATCTGAGTGTAAGATTAGATTTGTGTCTCCTTNTATAGATTTAATTGCTTTAGTTAGCATTTTTGTAACCATTAATAAGTTGGGACTTCTACTTATATTGAAGCTTATTATTTCTCCATTATATAAATCCAAAATAGGAGATAAATACCTTTTCTGCCCAAACAAAGCAAACTCTGTAACATCTGTTGCCCATTTACTGTTAGGTCTGTCAGCCACAAAATCACGTTCCAGCACGTTGGGAGCAATTCTGCCTTCCAGACCTCTGTAAGAACGATATTTTTTAAGTCTCACCTGACATTTTATACCATCCTCACGCATGAGTCTTTCAACTGTTTTATGGTTGATTCTAATGGATCTGTTATGAAGTTCCATTGTAATGCGTCGATATCCGTATCTGCCCTTATTGGACGTAAAAATATCATTTATTTGTTCCCTTACGAAAAGATACTTATCCGGATTCTGAAGGGCTTTTAAATGGTAATAGAATGTCGCATGCGCCATCGATGATGCTTTCAGCAAATCAGAAAGCGAATATTTGAGCCTTAGTTCTTCGATGGCTTTGGCTTTTTCCCGNTTTCGCGTAATAGCCGTTCCTGAACTAAAGCTCTCACTTTTTTTAAGTAAGCGTTTTCTGCTCTTAAGTAACGAAGTTCAGCCTCCATTTTTTCTATATCCGTTTCCGGTTCCTTTTTCTTTAATCTTCCCATATCTTTAGCAGGGCGCCCTCTCTTGGTTTCTTTTAATAAGTTAAAGCCTTCTTGCTTTACCTGTTGCACCCAATTATAAGCCGTAGAATAACTTATTCCATATTTTAGCGCTACAGACGGGAAAGATAATAAATTTTCTAATACATCACGCACTACTGACTCCTTTAAATCTATAGTTAGTGATTTATTGGGCTGTCTCTCAAAACCTAACAATCCTTTTCCCCTGTAAATTCGAAGCCATGTTTTTACTGTTGCAGTACTGATTTTTAATTTCCTGCTTATAATTATATTCCCATAACCTTGATTGTATAATTCTACAACCTTCATTTTCTCTGAATAACTGTGTCTCAGATATTTTCGTTCAATTTTTGCCATAAAAATACCCCAAAAGTTTTTTGTCTAACTTTTGGGGTACAGATCAAAATTCTTCGGATTTTTTGATTCTTAATTAGCCTAAACGTCTGCCTGAGACAGTCAGGGTTTCCAACTATTTAAAATTAAATCTTTCCTTCAAAATAATCCAAAAATCGGAATAAAATTCCATTCATTTCGGAATAATTATAATTCAATAATTCTTCTGATGTTTGCACATAAGGAAGACCAATATTTTGTGTTATTTCTTCTCCGCCGCTTTCTATCATAGTTTTTATCGAATTGTTTGTAAATTCCAAGTGGCACTGAAAACCATATATTTTTGGAGCATATTGCATAATTTGCCTCGGACATCCTTCTGAAAAGGCCAGCACCTTTGCTTCCGCTGTTAAACCCGGCATATCTCCGTGCCAATGTGCTGATGAGAATTTTTCAGGAAGCGTTGAAAAAAAGGAATCGCCTTTCGCTTCTTCAGTCAATAAAATATCAAAAATCCCGATTTCTTTATTCGGACTGTGTTCCACTTTTGCGCCAAAAGCTTCACCTATCATTTGCGCTCCCAAACAAACACCCAACACTTTTTTATCGGCATCAATCACTTTTCTGATAAAACCCAACTCTGCTTCTGCATTGAAATAAGGACATTCTTCCAACGTAGTCTCAGGCGACTGCGGACCTCCCATCACTATCAGCATCTCGATATTTTCCAGCGTTTCGGGATATTTTTCATAAAGATAAACCCTGGTAAAACTGATTTGATGATTTTTATTTTTTGCCCAGACTTCAATGGCTCCGGGAGATTCAAAACTTTCGTGTATGATGAAATGTATTTTCATTATTAAGATATTTCTATTTGTGTTGTTGTGTAAACTAAAAAATATTTCTTCAAAATTATTCAAAACTTTTCAAAAAAGGATTACTTCTGCTATATTTTAGCACAACAAATCTTTA
The genomic region above belongs to uncultured Paludibacter sp. and contains:
- a CDS encoding transposase, coding for MAKIERKYLRHSYSEKMKVVELYNQGYGNIIISRKLKISTATVKTWLRIYRGKGLLGFERQPNKSLTIDLKESVVRDVLENLLSFPSVALKYGISYSTAYNWVQQVKQEGFNLLKETKRGRPAKDMGRLKKKEPETDIEKMEAELRYLRAENAYLKKVRALVQERLLREXGKKPKPSKN
- the insK gene encoding IS150 conserved protein InsB (Evidence 2a : Function from experimental evidences in other organisms; Product type h : extrachromosomal origin), whose translation is MAHATFYYHLKALQNPDKYLFVREQINDIFTSNKGRYGYRRITMELHNRSIRINHKTVERLMREDGIKCQVRLKKYRSYRGLEGRIAPNVLERDFVADRPNSKWATDVTEFALFGQKRYLSPILDLYNGEIISFNISRSPNLLMVTKMLTKAIKSIXGDTNLILHSDQGWHYQNRYYQDMLRKTGITQSMSRKGNCLDNAVMENFFGILKSELLYLQKFSSIEQFESELKKYIYYYNNDRIKAKLKGLSPVKFRTKSFQS
- the yfeJ gene encoding putative glutamine amidotransferase-like protein YfeJ (Evidence 3 : Putative function from multiple computational evidences), whose amino-acid sequence is MKIHFIIHESFESPGAIEVWAKNKNHQISFTRVYLYEKYPETLENIEMLIVMGGPQSPETTLEECPYFNAEAELGFIRKVIDADKKVLGVCLGAQMIGEAFGAKVEHSPNKEIGIFDILLTEEAKGDSFFSTLPEKFSSAHWHGDMPGLTAEAKVLAFSEGCPRQIMQYAPKIYGFQCHLEFTNNSIKTMIESGGEEITQNIGLPYVQTSEELLNYNYSEMNGILFRFLDYFEGKI